A genomic stretch from Pochonia chlamydosporia 170 chromosome 4, whole genome shotgun sequence includes:
- a CDS encoding glycoside hydrolase family 30 (similar to Trichoderma reesei QM6a XP_006969347.1) has protein sequence MRAALLSTILASTGASAATLDRRAGASSWTSTANGQYKLSQFDAPVLGGSNPGIQDWDFKIFEKSKQKQTVKGFGACVTDSTVTAFNRVPSSARAQLFRDLMTSDGINLNLMRHTIASSDLSGDPAYSYDDNNNQDDPNLNGFNLGDRGNAMASMLAEMRRLQGGMTLLGSPWSAPGWMKLNKKIMGTTDKNNLDPAHRQHYANYFVKYLQAYEKAGAHVDAVTLQNEPFNSRAQMPTMYVFPDESGQIIRDNLGPAIRNAGLNTKIWAWDHNTDVYSYPQTVFHTAPQFVNTAAWHCYAGNDPNGWTPLTKFHNEFPNSEQYMTECWTATGTTDWKHSSNFALMPLQNWANGIIAWALGTYTGGGPSISGSDACHQCTGLVTVDPNSGSYTKTIDYYMMGQFSKFMTKGGKVVDTSGSYLFNDNEGLEMVASVNPDGTRTVVIQNRYNHDIFVKVKAEAEGQPWGAKVPGTSVTTWVLPRA, from the exons ATGCGTGCGGCTCTACTATCCACCATCCTGGCTTCCACCGGCGCTTCGGCAGCGACACTTGACCGCCGTGCCGGTGCTTCATCATGGACCTCTACGGCCAACGGCCAGTATAAGCTGAGCCAATTTGATGCTCCTGTTTTGGGTGGGAGCAACCCGGGTATTCAGGATTGGGATTTTAAGATCTTCGAGAAGtccaagcagaagcagactgTCAAGGGCTTCGGTGCTTGTGTCACAGATAGCACCGTCACAGCCTTCAACAGAGTTCCTTCAAGTGCTCGCGCTCAGCTCTTCAGAGATCTCATGACTTCTGATGGCATCAACCTCAATCTTATGCGCCACACTATTGCCAGCTCTGACCTTTCTGGTGATCCCGCCTACTCCTATGACGATAACAACAACCAGGACGACCCAAACCTCAATGGCTTTAACCTTGGAGACCGTGGTAATGCCATGGCGTCGATGTTGGCCGAAATGCGTCGACTACAGGGAGGCATGACCCTCCTTGGATCTCCCTGGTCAGCCCCTGGCTGGATGAAGCTGAACAAGAAGATCATGGGCACTAccgacaagaacaacctCGACCCAGCTCACAGACAACACTATGCCAATTACTTTGTCAAGTACCTCCAGGCTTACGAGAAGGCTGGAGCGCACGTTGACGCAGTTACTCTGCAGAACGAGCCCTTCAACAGCAGAGCCCAGATGCCAACCATGTATGTCTTCCCGGATGAGTCTGGCCAAATCATCCGTGACAACTTGGGACCAGCCATCCGAAACGCCGGCTTGAACACCAAGATCTGGGCTTGGGACCACAACACGG ATGTTTACAGCTATCCCCAAACCGTGTTCCACACTGCACCGCAGTTTGTCAACACTGCGGCCTGGCACTGCTACGCCGGCAACGACCCCAACGGCTGGACACCACTGACCAAATTCCACAACGAGTTCCCCAACTCAGAGCAGTACATGACCGAGTGCTGGACCGCCACCGGCACAACCGACTGGAAGCACAGCTCAAACTTTGCCCTCATGCCACTCCAGAACTGGGCAAACGGCATCATCGCCTGGGCCCTGGGCACTTACACTGGCGGCGGCCCATCCATCTCCGGCAGCGACGCCTGCCACCAGTGCACTGGTCTCGTCACCGTCGACCCAAACTCAGGCAGCTacaccaagaccattgaCTACTACATGATGGGCCAGTTCTCCAAGTTCATGACCAAAGGCGGAAAGGTCGTCGACACCTCGGGAAGCTACCTGTTCAACGACAACGAAGGTCTCGAGATGGTTGCGTCCGTCAACCCCGATGGCACTCGTACCGTCGTCATCCAGAACCGCTACAACCACGACATCttcgtcaaggtcaaggctgAGGCCGAGGGTCAACCCTGGGGAGCCAAGGTTCCCGGAACGTCTGTCACAACCTGGGTCCTACCTAGAGCCTAA
- a CDS encoding aminoglycoside acetyltransferase (similar to Metarhizium acridum CQMa 102 XP_007811214.1), translating into MASPHGPLCTLPFLTTHLRKLIHPNDTVLLHSSLRSIGWIPGQAETVVAAILDILTPQGTLVVPTHTGDNSDPAKWENPPVPESWWQDIRDTMPAYNPRTSKTRAMGAVAEMVRTWPGAVRSDHPQTSFAAVGARAEYITSGHAYDCMMGEKSPLARLEECGAKVLLLGVGFDVCTCFHLAEYRVSSKMGDNSFAAIVDGERAWVTVKDVIVEGDDFGDMGREMELEIPVTEGKVGAADCKVFSLPDAVKFAEKWIAIHRN; encoded by the coding sequence ATGGCCTCTCCTCACGGCCCGCTCTGCACCCTCCCATTTCTCACCACTCACCTCCGCAAGCTAATCCACCCCAACGACACTGTCCTTCTGCACAGCTCCCTCCGGAGCATAGGTTGGATCCCGGGCCAAGCGGAGACCGTCGTCGCCGCAATCCTCGACATTCTCACACCGCAGGGAACGCTCGTTGTTCCCACCCACACGGGCGACAACTCCGACCCAGCGAAATGGGAGAACCCGCCCGTCCCGGAGTCCTGGTGGCAGGATATCAGGGACACAATGCCGGCGTATAATCCTCGGACTAGTAAGACTCGTGCAATGGGCGCTGTGGCAGAGATGGTGAGGACGTGGCCTGGTGCGGTGCGGAGTGATCATCCCCAGACGTCGTTTGCTGCGGTTGGCGCTAGGGCGGAGTATATTACTTCTGGACATGCTTATGATTGCATGATGGGGGAGAAGAGTCCGTTGGCGAGATTGGAAGAGTGTGGTGCTAAGGTGCTGCTTTTGGGGGTTGGGTTTGATGTTTGTACTTGCTTTCATTTAGCTGAGTATAGGGTGAGTTCAAAGATGGGAGATAATTCGTTTGCGGCAATAGTTGATGGTGAGAGGGCTTGGGTGACGGTGAAGGATGTAAttgttgaaggagatgacTTTGGAGACATGGGGAGGGAGATGGAACTGGAGATACCAGTGACCGAGGGCAAAGTTGGTGCGGCAGATTGCAAAGTATTTTCTTTGCCAGACGCTGTCAAGTTTGCCGAGAAGTGGATTGCTATACACAGGAATTGA
- a CDS encoding chloride channel protein (similar to Aspergillus oryzae RIB40 XP_001827571.1) has translation MANINHEAGTEAHASETTPLLEPRHDSDRDVESLRSSCSAKGNIVLPSTYDADDTPYKDYASIDWLHDLVKDNERHGLRDADARRGNIAWKRIAKAWDSASGWVAAFVIGLLTACVAFVVDISVETVADWKDGYCTTNIWLNRRACCSADGDYTRWKPWFKNFPSAYVAYVASALLFGIIAAGVTTTTKMRLPPVVDLDVSNRKGKADSDEEQVAEQPQGKILYLAAGSGIPEIKTILCGFVIPQYLTFKVLAVKAIGATFAVATGMCLGKEGPFVHISTCVGYLVAKHIPKYAENNRKMREMLSVACSAGLSVAFGAPIGGVLFSYEEISTYFPRRVLWRSFLCSLVAAATLKALDPTGTGKLVLFETNYGVDYAVSHYAVFIFLGICGGVFGGVFCSTNFLWSKTFRKQSWIKNSPVLEVCIVVFITAILQYPNPLIRETGDIIMERLLVDCNDIKEDWICEQEAKVGGKGLYYAWLISGTFIKLILTIITFGCKVPSGIIIPALDAGALFGRMVGQLVPDISPGIFAMVGSAAFLAGVSRMTVSLAVIMFELTGEVNFIPPFMIAILTAKWVADSISADGVYDLSQHIMGHPFLDSEQAVVKLRALRDGEEESPIVGMLNPPARVMEQMTIHAGHNARIPLSDIGTKLDSLSAQGVLDLGLVIVNEQGLCIGYIPEGNMTSLAHFIGQQELQGRDTVSFADDNFGRLLDRSPLNISAKAPLEHAVDMFGKLGLSHLIVVNEDTARVVGVVGKKRLLSFLGGLE, from the coding sequence ATGGCCAACATCAATCATGAGGCTGGCACAGAAGCTCACGCTTCAGAGACGACGCCGCTCCTCGAGCCTAGGCATGACAGTGACCGCGATGTTGAGTCACTCCGCTCTAGCTGTAGCGCAAAAGGCAACATagtcttgccatcaacctATGATGCCGATGATACCCCTTACAAAGACTACGCCAGTATTGACTGGCTCCACGACTTGGTCAAAGACAACGAGCGGCACGGGCTTCGAGATGCAGACGCTCGACGAGGTAATATTGCGTGGAAACGGATAGCAAAGGCTTGGGACTCGGCATCAGGATGGGTAGCAGCCTTCGTTATTGGCCTGTTAACAGCCTGCGTTGCATTCGTTGTCGACATCAGTGTTGAGACTGTCGCAGATTGGAAGGACGGTTACTGCACTACAAATATTTGGCTAAATCGCCGAGCTTGCTGCTCTGCTGATGGCGACTACACACGTTGGAAACCATGGTTCAAGAACTTTCCATCGGCATATGTAGCATACGTCGCATCTGCTCTGCTTTTCGGCATTATCGCAGCCGGAGTGACCACGACAACCAAAATGCGTCTACCCCCGGTTGTAGACCTAGACGTTTCCAACCGCAAAGGCAAAGCCGATAGCGATGAGGAACAAGTGGCCGAGCAACCTCAGGGCAAGATACTATACCTGGCTGCAGGTAGTGGCATACCTGAGATCAAAACGATACTCTGCGGCTTTGTCATCCCACAATACCTCACCTTCAAAGTTCTTGCAGTGAAGGCTATTGGCGCGACCTTTGCAGTAGCGACAGGAATGTGCTTGGGCAAGGAAGGTCCTTTCGTTCACATCTCAACATGCGTTGGGTACCTTGTTGCGAAGCATATTCCCAAGTATGCAGAGAACAACCGGAAGATGCGAGAAATGCTCAGTGTGGCATGTTCTGCTGGCCTGTCGGTAGCATTTGGTGCTCCCATTGGAGGCGTGCTCTTCAGTTATGAAGAAATAAGCACCTATTTCCCACGCCGCGTACTCTGGAGATCGTTCCTATGCTCCCTCGTCGCTGCCGCCACGCTCAAAGCGCTGGACCCCACAGGAACAGGAAAGCTAGTGTTATTCGAAACAAACTATGGCGTTGACTATGCCGTTTCTCACTACGCGGTCTTCATCTTTCTTGGTATTTGCGGCGGAGTGTTTGGTGGGGTCTTTTGCAGCACCAATTTCTTGTGGTCGAAGACATTTCGAAAGCAGTCGTGGATCAAGAATAGTCCGGTTCTAGAAGTCTGTATAGTGGTCTTCATCACGGCGATTCTGCAGTATCCCAATCCATTGATTCGTGAAACGGGGGATATCATCATGGAGCGCTTACTCGTTGACTGCAACGACATCAAGGAAGACTGGATCTGTGAACAAGAGGCTAAGGTGGGCGGGAAAGGCTTGTACTATGCATGGCTCATCTCTGGCACATTCATAAAACTCATACTCACCATTATCACCTTTGGGTGCAAAGTGCCATCCGGTATCATCATTCCTGCACTAGATGCTGGTGCTTTATTTGGAAGGATGGTGGGCCAGCTTGTGCCCGATATCTCGCCGGGAATATTCGCTATGGTAGGGTCCGCTGCATTCCTTGCTGGAGTCAGCAGGATGACTGTCAGTCTGGCGGTCATAATGTTTGAACTCACAGGGGAAGTCAATTTCATCCCACCCTTCATGATTGCTATTCTCACTGCAAAGTGGGTTGCTGATTCTATCAGCGCCGATGGCGTTTACGACTTGTCTCAGCACATCATGGGCCACCCATTCCTGGACTCTGAACAGGCTGTCGTTAAACTCCGAGCTCTCAGAGACGGCGAGGAAGAATCGCCAATAGTGGGAATGCTGAATCCGCCGGCCCGAGTCATGGAGCAGATGACCATACATGCCGGACACAATGCCCGAATCCCATTATCCGACATTGGAACCAAATTGGACAGTCTGTCAGCTCAAGGAGTGTTGGACTTGGGGCTCGTAATTGTCAATGAGCAGGGACTCTGCATCGGGTATATTCCAGAGGGCAACATGACCTCTCTGGCACATTTTATAGGACAACAAGAGCTGCAGGGAAGGGATACTGTCAGTTTTGCGGACGACAATTTCGGGCGGCTACTGGATCGCAGCCCTTTGAACATATCAGCAAAGGCACCTCTAGAACATGCGGTAGACATGTTTGGCAAATTGGGTTTGAGCCACCTAATTGTTGTTAACGAAGACACGGCCAGGGTTGTAGGAGTGGTTGGAAAGAAACGACTTTTGAGTTTCCTAGGCGGGTTGGAATAG
- a CDS encoding 2og-fe oxygenase family protein (similar to Colletotrichum gloeosporioides Nara gc5 XP_007282959.1) encodes MPSETTSNPYDHVTTADLYTIKFDNLFDRDEEELKTLLKACERDGFFYLDLQGMGSEKLWKDLNEVGQITQEWFAQPREVKLKTPTVSLAHGFKATGNQSGAVETLKDGFEALKIGRYELLGRWALPSVVQDHLPLFDQFTASCHFILKLLLDCLSDGLNLKGNARLDSYHRDDARSKSTLYFLHYPPGIQNLNEVGQNMHTDIGTLTLLFAPQWGLQVVSPVTGGWEYVKPCPGHAIVNVADTLRFLSNKRFRSALHRVLPLGGIQQEDRYSISYFLRAADSTEFKDSNDEASNAKNWYLTKYETYELPHEIQGKQTVLSGGMAQELQVTF; translated from the exons ATGCCGTCCGAGACAACGTCAAATCCGTATGACCATGTCACCACGGCTGACCTCTACACCATCAAGTTCGATAACCTCTTCGAccgagatgaagaagagttgAAGACGCTTCTGAAAGCTTGTGAGAGAGATGGCTTTTTCTACCTGGATCTTCAAGGCATGGGCTCTGAGAAATTGTGGAAGGACTTGAATGAAGTTGGCCAAATTACTCAAGAATGGTTTGCCCAACCTAGAGAGGTGAAGCTCAAGACTCCAACAGTCTCCCTGGCTCATGG GTTCAAGGCCACCGGAAACCAATCTGGAGCAGTCGAGACACTAAAGGACGGCTTCGAAGCTTTGAAG ATTGGGAGATATGAACTTCTCGGTCGCTGGGCTCTTCCATCCGTTGTACAGGATCACCTACCGCTGTTCGACCAATTCACCGCCTCATGCCACTTCATCCTGAAACTTCTCCTTGACTGCCTATCAGATGGTCTGAATCTTAAAGGTAATGCTCGTCTAGACTCCTATCACCGCGATGATGCCCGCTCCAAGAGTACTCTCTACTTTCTACACTACCCTCCCGGCATCCAGAATCTGAACGAAGTTGGTCAAAACATGCACACAGACATTGGAACGCTGACGCTCCTCTTCGCGCCGCAATGGGGTCTCCAAGTCGTCTCTCCAGTAACTGGTGGCTGGGAATACGTTAAGCCATGTCCAGGTCACGCAATTGTCAACGTTGCGGATACGCTGCGTTTCCTATCGAACAAACGCTTTCGCTCGGCCTTGCATCGCGTGCTTCCTCTAGGAGGCATCCAACAGGAAGATCGCTACTCAATCTCATACTTCCTGAGAGCCGCTGACTCGACTGAGTTCAAGGACAGCAACGACGAAGCGTCTAACGCAAAGAACTGGTACTTGACAAAgtatgaaacatatgaacTGCCGCATGAAATTCAGGGCAAGCAAACTGTGTTATCGGGAGGCATGGCACAGGAGTTGCAGGTCACATTCTGA
- a CDS encoding 1-aminocyclopropane-1-carboxylate deaminase (similar to Colletotrichum gloeosporioides Nara gc5 XP_007282957.1): MVFLPEPFASFERTPLLFDQPSPLHPLPNLTRYVHSTTSSKAQIWVKREDCSSGLGLGGNKIRKLEYVVPSALAEGCDTLISTGGMQSNHMRQVAAVGNHLGLKTVLVPQMQAPFKSEAFDRAGNVQVNGILGAAYAEPNTSLEDVAASITERGGKPYVIVSGASAHLCGGLGFARWAFEVVEQERALGVFFDTIIVPVASGGTLGGMIAGFKLADRAGKDGADSSSEPLRTRSIIGIDTYNKPAGVLEATILEIAKRTAGLIGVGVDEIQADDVVLDTRYNTGTHTGWDGHTDKAMRLLGREEGIVTDPIYSGRTMGAILNKAEQGELDGRAYVMFVHTGGQPALSAFPEMK, encoded by the coding sequence ATGGTCTTCCTGCCAGAGccctttgcctcctttgaGCGCACTCCTCTCTTGTTCGACCAGCCCTCACCGCTTCACCCACTTCCCAACCTCACGCGGTATGTCCACTCGACGACCTCCAGCAAAGCTCAAATTTGGGTCAAGCGGGAGGACTGTTCGTCTGGCCTCGGCCTTGGCGGCAACAAAATCCGCAAGTTGGAATATGTCGTTCCCTCAGCGCTGGCTGAAGGTTGCGATACTTTGATCTCTACAGGCGGTATGCAGAGCAACCATATGCGGCAAGTTGCGGCAGTAGGGAATCACCTCGGTCTCAAGACTGTCTTGGTGCCACAAATGCAGGCGCCGTTTAAGTCTGAGGCGTTTGACAGGGCAGGGAACGTGCAGGTCAACGGCATACTTGGAGCTGCATATGCAGAACCTAACACCTCTCTGGAAGATGTTGCAGCTAGTATCACGGAAAGGGGCGGCAAACCGTACGTCATTGTATCGGGTGCTTCTGCTCATCTTTGCGGCGGACTGGGGTTTGCTCGATGGGCATTCGAGGTGGTTGAACAGGAGAGGGCACTAGGCGTCTTCTTCGATACCATTATTGTTCCTGTAGCCTCGGGAGGAACCCTTGGCGGGATGATAGCCGGCTTCAAACTTGCCGATCGAGCTGGAAAGGATGGTGCAGATTCATCGTCTGAGCCACTGCGCACTCGCTCTATTATTGGCATTGACACGTACAACAAGCCGGCTGGTGTCCTCGAGGCTACGATTCTAGAGATTGCAAAACGGACGGCAGGACTCATTGGAGTAGGAGTTGATGAGATTCAGGCGGATGATGTGGTACTTGATACAAGGTATAATACCGGAACACACACGGGATGGGATGGCCACACAGACAAAGCAATGAGGTTGCTGGGCAGAGAGGAGGGCATCGTCACTGATCCGATCTACTCAGGTAGAACCATGGGCGCAATTCTGAATAAGGCAGAACAAGGAGAGCTGGACGGAAGGGCATATGTGATGTTTGTGCATACTGGTGGACAACCAGCCTTGAGCGCATTTCCCGAAATGAAATAA
- a CDS encoding 2og-fe oxygenase family protein (similar to Colletotrichum gloeosporioides Nara gc5 XP_007282958.1): MPSVIPDTNPSLEQANLQVLSFSSLLNGDKDEQARLLSACEELGFFYLDLRDWESGKILQALDAAWQVMKPWFDQPLEEKLKTETISDAHGFKPPGVQSGVNENTRDGFEALRISRVGLLGRKNLPPVVLENLKLFEHFQLSAHYVLKTLLGCLSGAAGIDGSDRFESYHPDDLPSKSTLFFLHHPVSEALEDKSARGHNAHTDVGSFTLLFTEQPGLQVLSPKTNEWEYVVAKPGHAIINIADTLRFMSKRRFRSAMHRVLPPGGKMSEDRYSAAYFLRAGDSVVFKGLNGEEVTAEQWFLSKYSSFNKTMQEQRLDSVATGGMDKDLGVSI; encoded by the exons ATGCCATCAGTAATTCCAGACACCAATCCTTCACTGGAGCAGGCCAATCTCCAAGTGTTGAGTTTCTCATCTCTTCTGAATGGAGACAAAGATGAGCAAGCCAGACTGCTTTCAGCATGTGAAGAACTAGGCTTCTTTTACTTGGACTTACGTGATTGGGAGTCGGGAAAGATTCTGCAGGCTCTAGATGCGGCATGGCAAGTAATGAAGCCCTGGTTTGACCAACCACTTGAAGAGAAATTGAAGACAGAGACGATATCTGACGCCCACGG CTTCAAACCGCCAGGAGTGCAGTCTGGAGTCAACGAGAACACTCGTGACGGATTCGAAGCCCTGAGA ATAAGCCGTGTTGGTCTTCTCGGCCGCAAGAATCTTCCACCAGTGGTCCTCGAGAACCTTAAGCTGTTTGAGCATTTCCAGCTCTCTGCCCACTATGTGCTGAAGACCTTACTGGGTTGCCTATCAGGCGCAGCTGGAATTGACGGCAGTGATCGTTTTGAAAGTTATCATCCAGATGACCTACCGTCGAAAAGCACACTGTTCTTCCTGCACCATCCTGTGAGCGAAGCCCTCGAAGACAAGTCAGCTCGGGGACACAACGCACACACAGACGTCGGCTCATTCACACTTCTCTTCACCGAGCAGCCAGGCTTGCAAGTCTTGTCACCTAAGACCAATGAGTGGGAATACGTCGTTGCGAAGCCAGGGCACGCAATTATAAACATTGCTGATACCCTTCGCTTCATGTCGAAGCGGCGATTTAGATCGGCAATGCACCGTGTGCTGCCTCCGGGTGGTAAGATGTCCGAAGATAGATATTCCGCAGCCTACTTTCTTCGGGCTGGCGATAGCGTCGTTTTCAAAGGCCTcaatggagaagaagtgaCGGCGGAGCAGTGGTTTCTTAGCAAGTATAGTAGCTTCAACAAAACTATGCAGGAGCAACGGCTGGATTCCGTTGCGACTGGCGGCATGGACAAGGACCTTGGTGTGTCAATTTGA
- a CDS encoding MFS multidrug transporter (similar to Aspergillus niger CBS 513.88 XP_001394664.1) — protein MIPSEASQTRSVVQTNSTVDEESPLLRNDQTKSLPRQFSDNVAIDNEPSNGYLILVLGSVYIGVFLAALDTTIVATLSVPISNNFESLHLLSWLGSSYLIASAACQPLSGRLTDIFSRRSGLIVSNILFATGNLMCGLATSEWTILAGRVVAGMGGGGLNAISAFVASDLVPLRKRGVVQGAGHICYGVGAGLGGLFGGWVNDIWGWRTAFSRVPLIAISGTLVALTLRTLPRPNSKSRLSRVDFSGAFTLCLTLVLLLLGLNSGGNLVEWTHPLVLVSLSLSLAAAAVFVWVETKWAKEPIIPMQLLLDRTVLAACGMNWLITMVLFMATYYVPIFFQVNGSSTTASGLRLLPQSVGTSIGSLGCGFVMKRTGKYYTLALIVVACSVLGFAGLGTMTFDTPTLPAFLYLGLVGVGYGGMLSVSLIATIAAVSHQDQAVATSAIYAFRSTGSTIGVTIASAVYQNLLMDGLHKRFDGREGAAEVINRIRNSLDELKHLPEGWSEGVYAAFGVALRAVFLTGLGFAALGLLTTAFMREHKLHSTISREDDDE, from the coding sequence ATGATTCCGAGCGAAGCTTCTCAAACGAGATCCGTAGTTCAAACAAACTCTACGGTTGACGAAGAATCACCTCTCCTCCGCAACGATCAGACCAAAAGCCTCCCTAGACAATTCTCCGATAATGTCGCCATTGACAACGAACCCTCAAATGGATACCTCATTCTCGTTCTTGGAAGTGTCTATATTGGTGTCTTCCTGGCTGCCCTCGACACCACCATCGTGGCCACTCTCTCCGttcccatctccaacaactttgaATCTCTACATCTCCTCTCGTGGCTTGGTTCATCGTACCTTATCGCCAGCGCGGCATGCCAACCTCTCTCCGGTCGGCTGACTGATATCTTCTCACGTCGATCCGGACTCATTGTTTCTAATATACTCTTCGCCACGGGGAACTTAATGTGTGGTCTGGCCACGTCCGAGTGGACTATCTTGGCTGGCCGTGTTGTTGCCGGAATGGGCGGCGGTGGCTTAAATGCCATCAGCGCTTTTGTCGCCAGCGATCTTGTGCCTCTGAGGAAACGAGGAGTTGTTCAAGGAGCCGGCCACATCTGTTATGGCGTCGGAGCGGGACTTGGCGGGCTGTTTGGCGGTTGGGTGAATGATATCTGGGGATGGAGGACGGCATTCAGCCGAGTTCCCCTGATTGCGATTTCAGGGACACTGGTCGCTTTAACTCTCCGGACACTGCCCAGACCAAATAGCAAGTCAAGACTATCGAGGGTAGACTTCTCGGGTGCTTTTACTCTCTGCCTCACCCTAGTTCTACTCCTACTCGGCCTCAACTCGGGTGGGAATCTCGTTGAGTGGACACATCCGCTTGTTCTGGTCTCTTTGTCCCTTTCGCTTGCCGCTGCGGCAGTGTTCGTTTGGGTTGAAACAAAATGGGCCAAAGAACCCATCATCCCGATGCAACTTCTCCTGGATCGGACCGTTCTGGCGGCCTGTGGAATGAACTGGCTCATAACCATGGTCTTATTCATGGCCACGTACTACGTTCCTATCTTTTTCCAGGTGAATGGGTCTTCCACCACGGCATCCGGGCTGCGTCTCCTGCCACAGAGCGTGGGCACCTCAATAGGCTCGCTTGGATGTGGCTTCGTCATGAAGCGTACAGGCAAATACTACACCTTGGCCCTCATCGTCGTTGCCTGCTCTGTCCTTGGATTCGCTGGCCTTGGCACCATGACTTTTGACACACCTACCCTTCCGGCCTTCCTATACCTCGGCCTAGTTGGAGTAGGCTATGGTGGTATGTTGTCTGTATCACTGATTGCTACCATCGCTGCTGTATCACACCAGGATCAAGCTGTGGCTACGTCAGCCATCTATGCTTTTCGGTCTACCGGCTCCACGATTGGTGTTACTATCGCCTCGGCAGTCTACCAAAATCTGCTCATGGACGGTTTGCACAAGCGCTTTGATGGTCGTGAAGGAGCTGCGGAGGTCATAAACCGCATTCGTAACTCTTTGGACGAACTAAAGCACCTACCAGAGGGCTGGAGTGAGGGAGTATATGCGGCATTTGGCGTTGCGCTGCGTGCAGTGTTCCTCACCGGGCTGGGCTTTGCAGCGCTAGGACTGCTGACGACAGCTTTTATGAGGGAGCACAAGTTGCATAGTACCATCAGCcgtgaagatgatgatgagtaA
- a CDS encoding extracellular dioxygenase (similar to Metarhizium acridum CQMa 102 XP_007815698.1) codes for MYLKAVASSVLLLSSLSSAHPGHDATEEILERRSFKNSVRHASLAHCADKLKARGVQGRNMERRAATAAMARLSRGISKRDTDSVLAESHNKTSLGYSENTSISDLFSGNASCVLTPEVTQGPYYVGGEYIRKNVTEGQSGVDILLDYQVIDVGTCDPVPNVYVEIWHCNSTGVYSGVVANGNGESSDETNINKTFLRGIQKTDSDGVAQFDSLFPGHYTGRTTHIHVMVHTNATELSNHTLGNEVYASHVGQAFFDQDLITSVEKVEPYASNTQSLTKNSDDSILAEEADTVDPLMAYTLLGNSVSDGLFAWLAFGINTSYVSEVQPASFYYESGGVENPNSGGGGPGGNGGGPPPSGGPSGRPGGTNGTGTSGGIASPTSVSMGNRYTIGAVTLSLVGFLLPLLWL; via the exons ATGTATCTCAAGGCAGTTGCGTCATCTGTGCTACTTCTTTCAAGCCTATCCTCGGCACATCCAGGGCATGATGCCACCGAAGAGATCCTTGAGAGAAGATCATTCAAAAATTCTGTCCGTCATGCTTCTCTCGCTCATTGTGCCGATAAGTTAAAGGCTCGTGGGGTCCAGGGTCGCAACATGGAGCGGAGAGCGGCAACTGCTGCGATGGCTCGACTCTCCCGAGGTATTTCCAAACGGGATACAGACTCTGTTCTCGCCGAATCGCACAATAAGACTAGTCTGGGATATTCCGAAAATACCAGTATTTCGGATCTCTTTTCAGGGAACGCGTCATGCGTACTCACACCCGAAGTTACACAAGGCCCCTATT ACGTcggaggagaatacatcagAAAGAACGTCACCGAGGGCCAGTCGGGCGTTGACATCCTTCTAGACTATCAAGTTATCGACGTGGGTACGTGTGATCCCGTCCCGAACGTCTACGTCGAGATCTGGCATTGCAACTCCACTGGCGTCTACTCCGGCGTCGTTGCCAACGGCAATGGAGAGTCATCAGACgaaaccaacatcaacaagacCTTCCTTCGAGGCATTCAAAAAACCGACTCGGACGGCGTGGCACAGTTTGACTCCCTCTTCCCCGGACACTACACGGGTCGAACCACACATATCCATGTCATGGTTCACACGAACGCCACCGAGTTGTCAAACCACACACTCGGCAACGAGGTGTATGCCAGCCACGTTGGACAGGCTTTCTTCGATCAGGACCTCATTACTTCCGTTGAGAAGGTTGAGCCCTATGCATCCAACACGCAGTCATTGACTAAGAACTCGGATGACAGCATTTTGGCTGAGGAAGCCGACACGGTTGACCCCCTCATGGCCTACACACTGTTGGGAAACAGTGTCAGTGATGGCCTCTTCGCTTGGTTGGCATTTGGTATCAACACATCGTATGTAAGCGAAGTACAGCCCGCGTCTTTCTATTACGAATccggtggtgttgagaaCCCAAACTCGGGCGGCGGTGGCCCTGGtggaaatggaggcggcCCTCCTCCAAGCGGAGGACCAAGTGGCAGACCTGGCGGAACAAATGGTACGGGTACATCGGGTGGTATCGCGTCGCCAACTAGTGTCAGCATGGGAAATAGGTATACGATTGGTGCGGTGACATTATCCTTGGTTGGGTTCTTGTTGCCTCTGCTTTGGTTGTAG